Proteins co-encoded in one Aethina tumida isolate Nest 87 chromosome 7, icAetTumi1.1, whole genome shotgun sequence genomic window:
- the LOC109595847 gene encoding ATP-binding cassette sub-family B member 10, mitochondrial isoform X2 encodes MSQKPSRQGSYISINVPETANHATRRRFFSVFRKKTPHSETSAQGTKNAEIRRLLALAKPEKWKIICAIGFLLVSSTVTMAIPYSLGKILDVVYKDKPDGATADEAKQNLFKITTILMGVFVLGAVCNFGRIYFMSIASYKIIQRLRSKVFNSILKQEQGWFDKRSTGELINRLSSDTQVVGQALSTNISDGLRSFVMVCAGTGMMIYMSPKLALVGLTVVPPLVLVAVCYGRFVRNVSKKLQDSLAEAGKVAEERIGNIRTVKTFAQEQREMQTYSETINAILSICYKESKMRGIFYAMTGFSGHVIIISVLYYGGILVATDSLTVGDLSSFLLYAAYIGISLGGLSSFYSELNKSLGSATRLWEIIDREPCIPIQGGLIPMQPPEGHILFKDINFAYPSRNDVQIFKNLNLEITPGRTVAVVGPSGSGKSTLGALLLRLYDPSNGSVILDDSDIKKLDPCWIRRFIGTVSQEPILFSCSIRDNILYGADDPEKVTEEDLMRVAKEANVHEFASQLPSGFNTLVGERGVMLSGGQKQRVAIARALIKNPKILLLDEATSALDAQSEHLVQEALERIMKGRTVLTIAHRLSTIQNADTIAVLKDGVIVEQGSYQELLNLENGVFKDLMKHQTFQVE; translated from the exons ATGTCCCAGAAACCGAGCAGGCAGGGTAGTTACATTTCTATTAATGTACCTGAAACAGCCAACCATGCCACTCGAAGGCGATTTTTCTCAGTGTTCAGGAAAAAAACACCCCATAGTGAAACTTCTGCTCAGGGTACAAAAAATGCAGAAATCAGAAGGTTATTGGCTCTTGCAAAGCctgaaaaatggaaaattatat GTGCAATaggttttttattagtttctaGTACTGTGACAATGGCGATTCCATATAGTTTAGGTAAAATTTTAGATGTAGTTTATAAGGATAAACCTGATGGTGCAACAGCAGATGaagcaaaacaaaatttgtttaaaatcacaacaattttaatgggAGTATTTGTTTTGGGTGCTGTCTGTAATTTTGGAAGAATATATTTCATGTCAATAGCTA gttacaaaattatacaaaggtTACGTTCAAAagtattcaattcaattttaaaacaagaacAAGGCTGGTTCGACAAACGATCAACTGGCGagttaattaatagattatcATCAGATACTCAAGTGGTTGGTCAAGCTTTGTCAACGAATATTTCCGATGGTCTCAGGTCATTTGTTATGGTATGCGCTGGTACGGGAATGATG ATATACATGTCTCCTAAACTTGCGTTGGTGGGCTTGACGGTGGTACCGCCGCTAGTCTTGGTGGCAGTTTGTTACGGCCGATTCGTGCGTAATGTCTCGAAGAAATTGCAGGATTCGCTGGCGGAAGCGGGAAAAGTGGCTGAAGAACGAATCGGTAACATTCGAACGGTCAAAACTTTCGCACAAGAGCAAAGGGAAATGCAGACCTACTCTGAAACAATAAATGCAATCCTAAGTATATGCTACAAGGAATCCAAGATGAGAGGGATATTTTATGCcatg ACTGGATTTAGTGGACATGTGATAATAATATCTGTTTTGTATTATGGTGGAATATTGGTGGCGACTGATAGTTTGACCGTTGGTGATTTATCATCATTCTTGTTGTACGCTGCTTATATTGGCATATCATTGGGCGGTCTTTCTAGTTTTTATTCAGAATTGAACAAGTCCCTTGGATCAGCCACAAGACTATGGGAAATTATTGACAGGGAGCCTTGCATACCAATTCAAG gtGGTTTAATACCAATGCAACCTCCAGAAGGTCACATATTATTTAAGGATATAAATTTTGCATATCCATCAAGGAATGACGTTCAGATATTCAAAAATCTCAATTTGGAAATCACACCGGGACGCACGGTTGCCGTTGTCGGACCAAGCGGTTCTGGAAAAAGCACCTTGGGGGCTCTACTGTTACGACTATATGATCCCTCTAATGGTTCCGTCATTTTAGACGACagtgatataaaaaaactggATCCTTGTTGGATTAGGAGATTTATTGGGACAGTTAGTcag gaacctatattattttcatgttcTATAAGGGATAATATCCTTTATGGAGCGGATGATCCTGAGAAAGTAACTGAAGAAGATTTAATGAGAGTTGCGAAAGAGGCGAACGTACATGAATTTGCATCACAGTTGCCTAGCGGTTTTAATACTTTGGTTGGTGAACGAGGAGTAATGTTGAGTGGCGGACAGAAGCAAAGAGTCGCAATTGCCAGGGCTCTAATAAAAAatcccaaaattttattattagatgaAGCAACCag tgcTTTAGATGCGCAATCAGAACATTTGGTTCAAGAAGCTCTAGAAAGAATTATGAAAGGAAGAACAGTTCTGACGATCGCCCACAGATTATCAACTATTCAAAATGCCGACACAATTGCCGTTTTAAAAGACGGAGTGATCGTCGAACAGGGTTCTTATCaagaattacttaatttagaaaatggcGTTTTTAAAGACTTAATGAAACATCAGACGTTTCAAgtggaatga
- the LOC109595847 gene encoding ATP-binding cassette sub-family B member 10, mitochondrial isoform X1 has translation MIVYSLEVTRHNVLSSLRFLRNTNYKLYWQTRNLTRNFTMSQKPSRQGSYISINVPETANHATRRRFFSVFRKKTPHSETSAQGTKNAEIRRLLALAKPEKWKIICAIGFLLVSSTVTMAIPYSLGKILDVVYKDKPDGATADEAKQNLFKITTILMGVFVLGAVCNFGRIYFMSIASYKIIQRLRSKVFNSILKQEQGWFDKRSTGELINRLSSDTQVVGQALSTNISDGLRSFVMVCAGTGMMIYMSPKLALVGLTVVPPLVLVAVCYGRFVRNVSKKLQDSLAEAGKVAEERIGNIRTVKTFAQEQREMQTYSETINAILSICYKESKMRGIFYAMTGFSGHVIIISVLYYGGILVATDSLTVGDLSSFLLYAAYIGISLGGLSSFYSELNKSLGSATRLWEIIDREPCIPIQGGLIPMQPPEGHILFKDINFAYPSRNDVQIFKNLNLEITPGRTVAVVGPSGSGKSTLGALLLRLYDPSNGSVILDDSDIKKLDPCWIRRFIGTVSQEPILFSCSIRDNILYGADDPEKVTEEDLMRVAKEANVHEFASQLPSGFNTLVGERGVMLSGGQKQRVAIARALIKNPKILLLDEATSALDAQSEHLVQEALERIMKGRTVLTIAHRLSTIQNADTIAVLKDGVIVEQGSYQELLNLENGVFKDLMKHQTFQVE, from the exons ATGATCGTTTATTCTTTAGAGGTAACGAGACACAATGTACTGTCCTCACTGAGATTTCTGAGAAACactaactataaattatactgGCAAACAAGGAATTTAACAAGAAACTTCACAATGTCCCAGAAACCGAGCAGGCAGGGTAGTTACATTTCTATTAATGTACCTGAAACAGCCAACCATGCCACTCGAAGGCGATTTTTCTCAGTGTTCAGGAAAAAAACACCCCATAGTGAAACTTCTGCTCAGGGTACAAAAAATGCAGAAATCAGAAGGTTATTGGCTCTTGCAAAGCctgaaaaatggaaaattatat GTGCAATaggttttttattagtttctaGTACTGTGACAATGGCGATTCCATATAGTTTAGGTAAAATTTTAGATGTAGTTTATAAGGATAAACCTGATGGTGCAACAGCAGATGaagcaaaacaaaatttgtttaaaatcacaacaattttaatgggAGTATTTGTTTTGGGTGCTGTCTGTAATTTTGGAAGAATATATTTCATGTCAATAGCTA gttacaaaattatacaaaggtTACGTTCAAAagtattcaattcaattttaaaacaagaacAAGGCTGGTTCGACAAACGATCAACTGGCGagttaattaatagattatcATCAGATACTCAAGTGGTTGGTCAAGCTTTGTCAACGAATATTTCCGATGGTCTCAGGTCATTTGTTATGGTATGCGCTGGTACGGGAATGATG ATATACATGTCTCCTAAACTTGCGTTGGTGGGCTTGACGGTGGTACCGCCGCTAGTCTTGGTGGCAGTTTGTTACGGCCGATTCGTGCGTAATGTCTCGAAGAAATTGCAGGATTCGCTGGCGGAAGCGGGAAAAGTGGCTGAAGAACGAATCGGTAACATTCGAACGGTCAAAACTTTCGCACAAGAGCAAAGGGAAATGCAGACCTACTCTGAAACAATAAATGCAATCCTAAGTATATGCTACAAGGAATCCAAGATGAGAGGGATATTTTATGCcatg ACTGGATTTAGTGGACATGTGATAATAATATCTGTTTTGTATTATGGTGGAATATTGGTGGCGACTGATAGTTTGACCGTTGGTGATTTATCATCATTCTTGTTGTACGCTGCTTATATTGGCATATCATTGGGCGGTCTTTCTAGTTTTTATTCAGAATTGAACAAGTCCCTTGGATCAGCCACAAGACTATGGGAAATTATTGACAGGGAGCCTTGCATACCAATTCAAG gtGGTTTAATACCAATGCAACCTCCAGAAGGTCACATATTATTTAAGGATATAAATTTTGCATATCCATCAAGGAATGACGTTCAGATATTCAAAAATCTCAATTTGGAAATCACACCGGGACGCACGGTTGCCGTTGTCGGACCAAGCGGTTCTGGAAAAAGCACCTTGGGGGCTCTACTGTTACGACTATATGATCCCTCTAATGGTTCCGTCATTTTAGACGACagtgatataaaaaaactggATCCTTGTTGGATTAGGAGATTTATTGGGACAGTTAGTcag gaacctatattattttcatgttcTATAAGGGATAATATCCTTTATGGAGCGGATGATCCTGAGAAAGTAACTGAAGAAGATTTAATGAGAGTTGCGAAAGAGGCGAACGTACATGAATTTGCATCACAGTTGCCTAGCGGTTTTAATACTTTGGTTGGTGAACGAGGAGTAATGTTGAGTGGCGGACAGAAGCAAAGAGTCGCAATTGCCAGGGCTCTAATAAAAAatcccaaaattttattattagatgaAGCAACCag tgcTTTAGATGCGCAATCAGAACATTTGGTTCAAGAAGCTCTAGAAAGAATTATGAAAGGAAGAACAGTTCTGACGATCGCCCACAGATTATCAACTATTCAAAATGCCGACACAATTGCCGTTTTAAAAGACGGAGTGATCGTCGAACAGGGTTCTTATCaagaattacttaatttagaaaatggcGTTTTTAAAGACTTAATGAAACATCAGACGTTTCAAgtggaatga